The Gordonia sp. KTR9 genome contains a region encoding:
- a CDS encoding FtsK/SpoIIIE family DNA translocase, which yields MDLHRRSVAAAGASAVGKGIGAGWSLFARGVGSAARAGSGVGRGPRTEVVGEFDDMDDADLDQDLFDDDSGPDGRGRPGAGGHSHRRDGIALGLLAFGLLVGASVWFGAAGPVGAFIEALIRAVIGAAAVLVPIGLLALAIILMRRPAAPERRGRYLAGGFLVALPLLGLMHLIAGAPVDLPGRSEAAGFVGFAVGTPLTAGVTAWVSVPILLLCMAFGVLILSGRTVREVVDAAAGYLGLGMGHDDAPWDDDEWDADAENYDNPDFGDPADTDADVDADPWDSGALDSRSRRRPYSSNPYDNYPPDSAPARTAGRTSRRKPAEVADVTPLEEAVTENLADAHEGVTEQVTEVIAPSPRSRATPARRAAARPAPRPAPEPEPQRESEPDDEIADDEAFVPSDPTADGDYRLPPPDLLLEGDPPKMGSSANDDMIDRMTGVLEQFKIDAAVTGYTRGPTVTRYEIELGPGVKVEKITALQRNIAYAAATDNVRLLAPIPGKSAVGIEVPNSDREMVRLADVLNSPSTRKDKHPLVIGLGKDIEGDFVSANLAKMPHLLVAGSTGSGKSSFVNSMLVSLLSRATPEQVRMILIDPKMVELTPYEGIPHLITPIITQPKKAAAALAWLVEEMEQRYQDMKASRVRHIDDFNSKVRSGDITTPLGSERVYKPYPYILAIVDELADLMMTAPRDVEDAIVRITQKARAAGIHLVLATQRPSVDVVTGLIKTNVPSRLAFATSSLTDSRVILDQPGAEKLIGMGDGLFLPMGANKPIRMQGAYITDEEIAAVVDFSKEQAEPEYTEGVTAAKAGDKKDIDSDIGNDLDDLLQAIELVVSSQFGSTSMLQRKLRVGFAKAGRLMDLMETRGVVGPSEGSKAREVLVKPDDLAGVIASITGGGDETDTSDT from the coding sequence GTGGATCTGCATCGTCGATCCGTCGCCGCGGCCGGGGCGTCCGCGGTCGGCAAGGGCATCGGCGCCGGATGGTCGCTGTTCGCGCGTGGAGTCGGCAGTGCCGCCCGGGCGGGGTCGGGCGTCGGACGCGGACCGCGCACCGAAGTCGTCGGGGAGTTCGACGACATGGACGATGCCGACCTGGATCAGGACCTGTTCGACGACGACTCCGGGCCGGACGGGCGTGGCCGGCCCGGGGCCGGCGGTCACAGCCATCGACGGGACGGCATCGCGCTCGGTCTGCTCGCCTTCGGTCTGCTCGTCGGCGCCAGCGTCTGGTTCGGCGCGGCCGGTCCGGTGGGCGCATTCATCGAGGCCCTCATCCGCGCGGTCATCGGCGCCGCGGCCGTGCTGGTCCCGATCGGTCTCCTCGCGCTCGCGATCATCTTGATGCGCCGCCCGGCCGCCCCGGAGCGTCGTGGACGCTACCTGGCCGGCGGGTTCCTGGTCGCTCTGCCGCTGCTCGGTCTGATGCACCTCATCGCCGGGGCACCGGTGGATCTCCCGGGCCGTTCCGAGGCGGCCGGGTTCGTCGGCTTCGCGGTCGGCACGCCGTTGACGGCGGGTGTCACCGCCTGGGTCTCCGTACCGATTTTGTTGCTGTGCATGGCTTTCGGTGTCCTCATCCTCAGCGGGCGGACCGTCCGCGAGGTCGTCGACGCGGCCGCCGGCTACCTCGGCCTCGGTATGGGGCACGACGACGCGCCCTGGGACGACGACGAATGGGATGCCGACGCGGAGAACTACGACAATCCCGACTTCGGCGATCCGGCCGACACCGACGCCGACGTCGACGCCGACCCGTGGGATTCCGGAGCGCTCGATTCGCGGTCCCGGCGCCGCCCGTATTCGTCGAACCCGTACGACAACTACCCGCCGGATTCGGCACCCGCGCGGACCGCGGGACGGACCTCCCGGCGCAAGCCCGCCGAGGTCGCCGACGTCACCCCGCTCGAGGAGGCCGTGACCGAGAATCTCGCGGACGCCCACGAGGGTGTCACCGAGCAGGTCACCGAGGTGATCGCGCCGAGTCCCCGCTCGCGTGCCACGCCCGCCCGACGGGCGGCCGCGCGGCCCGCGCCGCGTCCCGCGCCCGAACCGGAGCCCCAGCGCGAATCCGAGCCCGACGACGAGATCGCCGACGACGAGGCCTTCGTCCCGTCGGACCCGACGGCGGATGGGGACTACCGGCTGCCGCCGCCTGATCTGCTCCTCGAGGGCGATCCGCCCAAGATGGGCAGCAGCGCCAACGACGACATGATCGACCGGATGACCGGCGTGCTCGAGCAGTTCAAGATCGACGCCGCGGTCACCGGATACACCCGCGGACCGACCGTCACGCGGTACGAGATCGAGCTCGGTCCGGGCGTCAAGGTCGAGAAGATCACCGCCCTGCAGCGCAACATCGCCTATGCCGCCGCGACCGACAACGTCCGCCTGCTCGCACCGATCCCCGGCAAGTCCGCGGTCGGTATCGAGGTCCCCAACTCCGACCGGGAGATGGTCCGGCTGGCCGACGTCCTGAACTCGCCGTCGACGCGGAAAGACAAGCACCCGTTGGTGATCGGGCTCGGCAAGGACATCGAGGGCGATTTCGTCAGCGCGAACCTGGCGAAGATGCCGCATCTGCTCGTCGCCGGTTCGACCGGCTCGGGCAAGTCGAGCTTCGTCAACTCGATGCTCGTGTCGCTCCTCAGCCGCGCGACCCCCGAGCAGGTGCGGATGATCCTCATCGACCCGAAGATGGTCGAACTCACCCCGTACGAGGGCATCCCGCACCTCATCACACCGATCATCACGCAACCCAAGAAGGCGGCCGCGGCCCTCGCATGGCTCGTCGAGGAAATGGAGCAGCGGTACCAGGACATGAAGGCGTCGCGGGTGCGACACATCGACGACTTCAACTCGAAGGTCCGATCCGGTGACATCACCACACCGCTGGGCAGCGAACGCGTCTACAAGCCGTATCCGTACATCCTCGCGATCGTCGACGAGCTCGCCGACCTGATGATGACCGCACCCCGGGACGTCGAGGACGCGATCGTGCGCATCACGCAGAAGGCCCGCGCCGCCGGCATCCATCTGGTGCTCGCGACGCAGCGACCGTCGGTCGACGTCGTCACCGGTCTGATCAAGACCAATGTGCCGTCGCGGCTGGCGTTCGCGACGTCGTCGTTGACCGACTCACGCGTCATCCTGGACCAGCCGGGCGCCGAGAAGCTGATCGGCATGGGCGACGGCCTCTTCCTGCCGATGGGTGCCAACAAGCCGATTCGCATGCAGGGTGCCTACATCACCGACGAGGAGATCGCGGCGGTCGTCGACTTCTCCAAGGAGCAGGCCGAGCCGGAGTACACCGAGGGTGTCACCGCGGCGAAGGCGGGCGACAAGAAGGACATCGACAGCGACATCGGCAACGACCTCGACGATCTCCTGCAGGCGATCGAACTGGTCGTGTCGAGCCAGTTCGGGTCGACGTCGATGCTGCAGCGCAAGCTGCGTGTCGGCTTCGCCAAAGCAGGCCGGTTGATGGACCTGATGGAGACCCGGGGAGTGGTCGGTCCGAGCGAGGGGTCGAAGGCGCGGGAGGTGCTCGTCAAGCCCGACGATCTCGCGGGTGTGATCGCCTCGATCACCGGCGGAGGCGACGAAACGGACACTTCCGACACCTGA
- a CDS encoding TerC family protein, giving the protein MDVSLSVWLITCAVIVGLFVFDFFTHVRVPHAPSLKESGIWSAVYISIAILFGLFVWWQWGSTYGGEYFAGYVTEKALSVDNLFVFVIIMAKFAVPKEYQQKVLLLGILMALVMRGIFIAVGAAAINAYSWVFYLFGAFLIFTAVKLLRESDDPVEHEEDRETRLERFVKRYLRTHDSYDGDKLFTRVNGKRLATPMLMVLIVIGFTDILFALDSIPAIYGLTSEPYLVFTANAFALMGLRQLFFLIGGLLDRLVYLSIGLSIILAFIGVKLVLHALHENTLSFINGGEHVAVPEISTGLSLSVILGVLVITTVASLIKSRGAAEAPQVDSADDSTDAPAPKSKDV; this is encoded by the coding sequence ATGGATGTGTCGCTGTCCGTCTGGCTGATCACCTGTGCGGTGATCGTCGGACTGTTCGTGTTCGACTTCTTCACCCACGTGCGTGTGCCGCACGCCCCCTCGCTCAAAGAGTCGGGCATCTGGTCGGCGGTGTACATCTCCATCGCCATCCTGTTCGGTCTGTTCGTCTGGTGGCAGTGGGGATCCACGTACGGCGGTGAGTACTTCGCCGGCTACGTCACCGAGAAGGCGCTCTCGGTGGACAACCTGTTCGTCTTCGTCATCATCATGGCGAAGTTCGCGGTGCCCAAGGAGTACCAGCAGAAGGTCTTGCTGCTCGGCATCCTGATGGCCCTGGTCATGCGCGGCATCTTCATCGCCGTCGGCGCGGCCGCGATCAACGCCTACAGCTGGGTGTTCTACCTGTTCGGCGCGTTCCTGATCTTCACCGCCGTCAAGCTGCTCCGCGAGAGCGACGACCCGGTCGAGCACGAGGAAGACCGCGAAACCCGCCTGGAGCGCTTCGTCAAGCGCTACCTGCGTACGCACGACAGCTACGACGGCGACAAGCTGTTCACCCGCGTGAACGGCAAGCGCCTCGCCACCCCGATGCTCATGGTCTTGATCGTCATCGGCTTCACGGACATCCTGTTCGCGCTCGACTCGATCCCGGCCATCTACGGCCTCACCTCCGAGCCCTACCTGGTCTTCACCGCCAACGCCTTTGCCCTGATGGGTCTGCGTCAGCTGTTCTTCCTCATCGGTGGGCTGCTCGATCGTCTGGTGTACCTGTCGATCGGCCTGTCGATCATCCTCGCGTTCATCGGCGTCAAGCTGGTGCTGCACGCCCTGCACGAGAACACCCTGTCGTTCATCAACGGCGGCGAGCATGTGGCCGTCCCCGAGATCTCGACCGGGTTGTCGTTGTCGGTGATCCTCGGCGTCCTGGTGATCACGACCGTGGCGAGCCTCATCAAGAGCCGCGGGGCGGCCGAGGCACCTCAGGTCGACTCCGCGGATGACTCGACCGATGCCCCGGCGCCGAAGTCGAAGGACGTCTGA
- a CDS encoding regulatory protein RecX: MNEASDPEQTRRRRDSDPDRKGPSAWDSALRLLGVRARSRTEMRERLMRKGFEADVVDEVMARLERHNLLDDEEFASEWVRSRHLNSGKGRLALRHELRTKGVDESIISEALADIDPDDERTIASGLVARKLTPSVVDRIGDDRAERDKAMRRLVGMLVRRGYSQSLAFEVVGEALSALRSG, encoded by the coding sequence GTGAACGAAGCATCGGACCCCGAGCAGACGCGCAGGCGTCGGGACAGCGATCCCGACCGCAAGGGACCCAGCGCATGGGACTCGGCACTGCGGTTGCTCGGGGTCCGCGCGCGTTCTCGGACAGAGATGCGGGAACGGTTGATGCGCAAGGGTTTCGAGGCCGACGTCGTCGATGAGGTGATGGCCCGCCTGGAGCGGCACAACCTGCTCGACGACGAGGAGTTCGCCTCCGAGTGGGTGCGGTCCCGTCACCTCAACTCCGGCAAGGGACGTCTGGCGTTACGGCACGAGCTGCGCACCAAGGGCGTCGACGAATCGATCATCTCCGAGGCGCTCGCCGACATCGACCCCGACGATGAACGGACCATCGCGTCCGGGCTGGTGGCCCGCAAACTCACGCCCTCGGTCGTCGACCGCATCGGTGATGATCGCGCCGAACGCGACAAGGCCATGCGCCGGCTCGTCGGGATGCTGGTGCGGCGCGGCTACTCCCAGTCCCTCGCCTTCGAGGTCGTCGGGGAGGCGCTCAGCGCGCTACGCAGCGGCTGA
- a CDS encoding amino-acid N-acetyltransferase yields the protein MSPAEHVVIRRARTSDVPRIKELIDQYAGKILLEKNLVTLYESVQEFWVADVDGVVVGCGALHVLWADLGEVRTVAVDSAHAGRGIGHLLVDRLMAVARELQLSRVFVLTFETAFFGRHGFVEIQGTPVTREVFEEMCRSYDTGVAEFLDLSYVKPNTLGNTRMLATIEQE from the coding sequence ATGTCCCCCGCCGAACACGTCGTCATCCGTCGTGCGCGCACCTCCGACGTCCCGCGGATCAAGGAACTGATCGATCAGTACGCCGGCAAGATCCTCCTGGAGAAGAATCTCGTCACGCTCTACGAGTCCGTCCAGGAGTTCTGGGTCGCCGACGTCGACGGGGTGGTCGTCGGTTGCGGTGCGCTGCACGTGCTCTGGGCCGATCTCGGCGAGGTCCGCACCGTCGCCGTCGACAGCGCGCACGCCGGGCGGGGCATCGGCCACCTCCTCGTCGACCGCCTCATGGCGGTCGCGCGCGAGCTCCAGCTCTCCCGTGTCTTCGTGCTGACCTTCGAGACGGCCTTCTTCGGGCGGCACGGCTTCGTCGAGATCCAGGGCACTCCCGTCACGCGGGAGGTCTTCGAGGAGATGTGCCGGTCCTACGACACCGGCGTCGCGGAGTTCCTCGACCTCAGCTATGTCAAACCCAACACCCTGGGCAACACCAGGATGCTGGCAACCATCGAGCAGGAGTGA
- the pgsA gene encoding CDP-diacylglycerol--glycerol-3-phosphate 3-phosphatidyltransferase: MTDRIRRAVDEKGIANVGRGPDHITDPVDPVPVVNIANALTVFRIILVPVFLVALFMESGESTLWRAIATIVFGVAALTDRYDGMIARQRGLITDFGKLADPIADKALIGGALVGLSTLGILPWWVTVVIVARELWVTALRFWVLRHKVIPASRGGKLKTLLQALAIGLYLLPLGGPWQLAADILMGLAVVVTIYTGLDYTWQAIKVRSDSADRQRRPSEPPRRPVGGTGGGR, encoded by the coding sequence ATGACCGACCGGATCAGGCGGGCCGTCGACGAGAAGGGCATCGCCAATGTCGGCCGCGGGCCCGATCACATCACCGACCCGGTCGACCCGGTTCCGGTGGTCAACATCGCCAACGCGCTCACGGTGTTCCGGATTATCCTGGTCCCGGTGTTCCTCGTGGCGCTGTTCATGGAGTCCGGCGAGTCGACGCTGTGGCGCGCGATCGCGACCATCGTCTTCGGCGTCGCCGCGCTGACCGACCGCTACGACGGGATGATCGCCCGACAGCGTGGCCTGATCACCGACTTCGGGAAGCTGGCCGACCCGATCGCGGACAAGGCACTCATCGGCGGCGCGCTCGTCGGACTCTCGACGCTCGGCATCCTGCCGTGGTGGGTGACCGTGGTGATCGTGGCGCGCGAGTTGTGGGTGACCGCGCTGCGCTTCTGGGTGTTGCGGCACAAGGTGATCCCGGCCAGCCGGGGGGGCAAACTCAAGACCCTGCTGCAGGCGCTGGCCATCGGCCTCTATCTGCTCCCGCTGGGCGGCCCGTGGCAACTCGCCGCCGACATCCTCATGGGACTCGCGGTCGTGGTGACCATCTACACCGGGCTCGACTACACCTGGCAGGCGATCAAGGTCCGGTCCGACAGCGCTGATCGGCAACGCCGACCGTCTGAGCCGCCTCGACGTCCTGTGGGAGGAACCGGCGGCGGTCGCTGA
- the pspA gene encoding phage shock protein PspA — protein MANPFVKLWRYLSALGNAKIDEHADPKVQIQQAIEDAQRQHQALSQQAASVIGNQRQLEMKLNRQLEDIERLQANTRQALTLADQAAAAGDTQKATEYTNAAEAFAAQLVTAEQSVEDLKSLHDQSLQAADQAKKAVERNAMILQQKLSERSKLLSQLEQAKMQEQVSASLNQMSELSVPGNTPSLDQVRDKIERRYANALGSAELAKNSVQGRMQEVEQAGVQMAGHSRLEQIRASMRGDALPSASATAPGLQKPATQAAPPTTEPPQQN, from the coding sequence ATGGCGAACCCGTTCGTGAAGTTGTGGCGCTACCTCTCAGCACTCGGCAACGCGAAGATCGACGAGCACGCTGACCCGAAGGTGCAGATCCAGCAGGCGATCGAGGACGCCCAGCGTCAGCATCAGGCGTTGTCGCAGCAGGCGGCATCGGTGATCGGCAACCAGCGCCAGCTCGAGATGAAGCTGAACCGGCAGCTCGAGGACATCGAACGGTTGCAGGCCAACACGCGCCAGGCACTGACCCTTGCCGACCAGGCCGCCGCCGCGGGCGACACCCAGAAGGCGACCGAGTACACCAACGCCGCCGAGGCGTTCGCGGCCCAGCTGGTGACCGCCGAGCAGAGCGTGGAAGACCTCAAGTCGCTGCACGATCAGTCGCTGCAGGCCGCCGATCAGGCCAAGAAGGCCGTCGAACGCAACGCGATGATCCTGCAGCAGAAGCTGTCCGAGCGTTCGAAGCTACTCAGCCAGCTCGAGCAGGCGAAGATGCAGGAGCAGGTCTCGGCCTCGCTCAACCAGATGAGCGAACTGTCGGTGCCCGGCAACACGCCGAGCCTCGATCAGGTTCGCGACAAGATCGAGCGGCGCTACGCGAACGCGCTCGGCTCGGCCGAACTCGCCAAGAACTCCGTCCAGGGTCGCATGCAGGAGGTCGAGCAGGCCGGGGTCCAGATGGCCGGGCACTCCCGCCTCGAACAGATCCGCGCCAGCATGCGCGGTGACGCGCTGCCCTCCGCCAGTGCCACCGCACCCGGCCTGCAGAAGCCCGCGACCCAGGCCGCGCCGCCGACCACCGAACCTCCCCAGCAGAACTGA
- a CDS encoding YciI family protein → MPFFAVQYTYRPAKAALRDQHRPLHREWLAEEHSAGNVLIAGPYPDGSGALIVIRAADLEAAEAFLANDPFQAHQAVDAVRIDEWTQVFGPFPA, encoded by the coding sequence ATGCCGTTCTTCGCCGTGCAGTACACCTACCGCCCCGCCAAGGCCGCGCTGCGCGATCAGCACCGGCCGCTGCACCGCGAGTGGCTCGCCGAGGAGCACTCGGCCGGCAACGTGCTGATCGCCGGCCCCTACCCCGACGGCTCGGGCGCACTCATCGTCATCCGGGCAGCCGACCTCGAGGCGGCCGAGGCGTTCCTGGCGAACGACCCGTTCCAGGCACATCAGGCCGTCGATGCCGTCCGCATCGACGAGTGGACGCAGGTGTTCGGGCCGTTCCCGGCCTGA
- the recA gene encoding recombinase RecA, translating into MAPASQDREKALDLALAQIDKNFGKGSVMRLGEETRQPIEVIPTGSIALDVALGIGGLPRGRVVEIYGPESSGKTTVALHAVANAQANGGLAAFIDAEHALDPDYAAKLGVDTDALLVSQPDTGEQALEIADMLIRSGALDILVIDSVAALVPKAEIEGEMGDSHVGLQARLMSQALRKMTGALSQSKTTAIFINQLREKIGVMFGTPETTTGGKALKFYSSVRLDVRRIETLKDGTDAVGNRTRVKVVKNKVAPPFKQAEFDILYGHGISKEGSLIDMGVAEGFIRKSGSWFTYEGDQLGQGKENARKFLLENLDIRDEIEKKIKEKLGIGATVDADDIAPAPVEF; encoded by the coding sequence ATGGCACCTGCGTCCCAAGACCGCGAGAAGGCTCTCGACCTCGCCCTCGCGCAGATCGACAAGAACTTCGGCAAGGGATCGGTCATGCGGCTCGGCGAGGAGACGCGCCAGCCGATCGAGGTCATCCCGACCGGTTCGATCGCACTGGACGTCGCTCTCGGTATCGGTGGTCTGCCCCGCGGCCGCGTCGTGGAGATCTACGGTCCGGAGTCGTCGGGTAAGACCACGGTGGCACTGCACGCCGTCGCCAATGCCCAGGCCAACGGCGGTCTCGCCGCCTTCATCGACGCCGAGCACGCTCTCGACCCCGACTACGCCGCCAAGCTCGGTGTCGACACCGACGCGCTGCTGGTGTCCCAGCCCGACACCGGTGAGCAGGCGCTCGAGATCGCCGACATGCTGATCCGTTCCGGCGCGCTGGACATCCTGGTCATCGACTCGGTCGCCGCGCTGGTGCCCAAGGCCGAGATCGAGGGTGAGATGGGCGACAGCCATGTCGGCCTCCAGGCCCGCCTGATGAGCCAGGCGCTCCGCAAGATGACCGGTGCGCTCAGCCAGTCCAAGACCACCGCGATCTTTATCAACCAGCTGCGCGAGAAGATCGGCGTCATGTTCGGTACGCCCGAGACGACCACGGGTGGCAAGGCATTGAAGTTCTACTCGTCGGTGCGTCTCGACGTCCGGCGCATCGAGACCCTCAAGGACGGTACCGACGCCGTCGGTAACCGCACCCGCGTCAAGGTCGTGAAGAACAAGGTCGCACCGCCGTTCAAGCAGGCCGAGTTCGACATTCTCTACGGCCACGGCATCAGCAAGGAAGGATCGCTGATCGACATGGGCGTCGCGGAGGGCTTCATCCGCAAGTCCGGCTCGTGGTTCACCTACGAGGGCGATCAGCTCGGCCAGGGCAAGGAGAACGCCCGAAAGTTCCTGCTCGAGAACCTCGACATCCGCGACGAGATCGAGAAGAAGATCAAGGAGAAGCTCGGCATCGGCGCCACCGTCGACGCCGACGACATCGCACCCGCGCCGGTCGAATTCTGA
- a CDS encoding DUF3046 domain-containing protein, translating to MRLTEFTELMTAEFGVPSADSILSDHILIDVGGRTGAQAIDDGVDPRDVWIAICRDFDVPRHRW from the coding sequence GTGCGTCTGACCGAGTTCACCGAGCTGATGACCGCCGAATTCGGTGTGCCCTCAGCGGATTCGATACTGTCCGATCACATCCTGATCGATGTCGGCGGACGCACCGGCGCCCAGGCGATCGACGACGGGGTCGACCCGCGCGACGTCTGGATCGCGATCTGCCGCGACTTCGACGTGCCGCGCCATCGCTGGTGA
- a CDS encoding amino acid ABC transporter permease, which yields MSADSSVLYDVPGPRARARNRLLAIGFLAILAAIAIYVIAVLAANEQFTAEKWSPFVTWSTWTGYILPGLWRTLAAAAVSIVLSLLLGAVLGIGRLSDHLWVRTLAGLFVEVFRAIPVLILMVFTWFLFAIYGIFPSSALAFAAVVTGLTLYNGSVMAEILRSGINSLPKGQTEASMALGLRKSQMMRIVLLPQAITAMMPALISQMVVALKDSALGYIIGYSEVVRSGLLSASRYGNYIPALIVVAIIMILINFGLSTFATALERRLRQGRRSSGPTADPEATELAASENLPTGR from the coding sequence ATGAGCGCCGACTCGAGCGTCCTCTACGACGTGCCGGGGCCACGCGCCCGGGCTCGAAATCGCCTGCTGGCCATCGGCTTTCTCGCGATCCTGGCCGCGATCGCGATCTATGTGATCGCCGTCCTCGCCGCCAACGAACAGTTCACCGCGGAGAAGTGGTCGCCGTTCGTCACCTGGAGCACCTGGACCGGCTACATCCTGCCCGGCCTGTGGCGAACCCTGGCGGCCGCTGCGGTGTCCATCGTGCTGTCGCTGCTGCTCGGTGCCGTCCTCGGCATCGGCCGGCTCTCCGACCATCTGTGGGTGCGGACCCTCGCGGGGTTGTTCGTGGAGGTCTTCCGCGCCATCCCGGTGCTGATCCTGATGGTGTTCACCTGGTTCCTGTTCGCCATCTACGGCATCTTCCCGTCGTCGGCACTGGCGTTCGCGGCCGTGGTCACCGGCCTCACCCTGTACAACGGGTCGGTCATGGCCGAGATCCTGCGGTCGGGTATCAACTCGCTGCCCAAGGGACAGACCGAGGCGTCGATGGCGCTGGGTCTGCGCAAGAGCCAGATGATGCGTATCGTGCTTCTGCCACAGGCGATCACCGCGATGATGCCTGCCCTGATCTCGCAGATGGTCGTGGCGTTGAAGGACAGCGCACTGGGCTACATCATCGGGTACTCCGAGGTGGTGCGCAGCGGCCTGCTCTCGGCATCGCGCTACGGCAACTACATCCCCGCGCTGATCGTCGTCGCCATCATCATGATCCTGATCAACTTCGGGCTCTCGACCTTCGCCACCGCTCTCGAACGGCGGCTTCGGCAGGGCCGCCGATCGTCCGGACCGACCGCGGACCCGGAGGCGACGGAACTCGCCGCGTCGGAGAACCTGCCGACCGGTAGGTGA
- a CDS encoding helix-turn-helix domain-containing protein — protein sequence MAKLLREALGDSLRRVRTQQGRTLREVSTGARVSLGYLSEVERGQKEASSELLAAICDALDVEIADLLLDVGSAMRPAGAEPVVVGAEPMGEATGVDGVEAGLTATKVVIPAPAGRRDATALAAA from the coding sequence ATGGCGAAGCTCTTACGCGAGGCGCTCGGCGACAGCCTGCGTCGGGTCCGCACGCAGCAGGGCCGAACCTTGCGCGAGGTGTCCACCGGAGCGCGAGTGAGCCTGGGGTACCTCTCGGAAGTCGAGCGCGGCCAGAAGGAGGCGTCGAGCGAACTGCTCGCCGCGATCTGCGACGCTCTCGACGTGGAGATCGCCGACCTGCTCCTCGACGTCGGCAGTGCGATGCGTCCGGCGGGTGCCGAACCGGTCGTGGTCGGTGCCGAGCCGATGGGCGAGGCCACCGGGGTGGACGGGGTCGAGGCCGGACTCACCGCCACGAAGGTCGTCATCCCCGCTCCGGCCGGCCGGCGCGACGCCACGGCTCTCGCTGCTGCCTGA
- a CDS encoding glycosyltransferase codes for MRVAIVAGSDAGHAFPAFALAERFRAAGDAPTVFTSLGWSDAARRRGIDIADLPGLRAEDSDDDTDAGAKLSVRAARMARQLVEPLRATGTEVVISDVITVGGGWAAQLCGLPWIELSPHPLYRPSRGLPPVGSGLEPGRGVGGRLRDTLMRAATASSIRQGERQRRIARRSIGLGDLDAEPSARLIATLPGLEVSRPDWPADAHLIGPLVWEPTDDLFSVPPGDGDSPLVVVAPSTAHTGAADMLGVALDALSPGSLGRTVRVVVSGLRSPADADLARFDGELITAGPGRQDEVLTHADLLICGSGHGILAKAMLASVPVVAVPGGGDQWELATRIRRAGAGRVVRPVTTAAVAEAVRAVLDDPAHARAAGVIGDSVTDVVDPVAVARRVVGSSPRLDPCV; via the coding sequence GTGCGCGTCGCGATAGTCGCCGGTTCCGATGCCGGGCACGCATTCCCGGCCTTCGCACTGGCCGAACGGTTCCGCGCGGCCGGCGATGCGCCGACCGTGTTCACCTCCCTCGGATGGTCGGATGCCGCGCGACGCCGGGGCATCGACATCGCCGATCTCCCCGGATTACGTGCGGAGGACTCCGACGACGACACCGACGCGGGCGCCAAGCTGAGCGTCCGCGCCGCGCGCATGGCCCGGCAACTGGTCGAGCCACTGCGTGCGACAGGAACCGAGGTCGTCATCTCCGACGTCATCACGGTCGGCGGCGGCTGGGCGGCCCAGCTGTGTGGCCTGCCGTGGATCGAGCTGTCGCCGCACCCGCTGTACCGGCCGTCCCGGGGGCTCCCGCCGGTCGGTTCCGGACTCGAACCGGGCCGCGGCGTCGGCGGTCGGCTGCGGGACACGCTGATGCGGGCCGCCACCGCATCCTCGATCCGGCAGGGCGAACGGCAGCGCCGGATCGCCCGGCGTTCCATCGGACTGGGCGACCTCGACGCGGAACCGTCGGCGCGTCTGATCGCCACCCTGCCCGGGCTCGAGGTGTCGCGTCCGGACTGGCCGGCGGACGCCCATCTCATCGGCCCGCTGGTGTGGGAGCCGACCGACGATCTCTTCTCCGTACCACCCGGCGACGGCGACAGTCCTCTCGTCGTCGTCGCACCGTCGACCGCGCACACCGGTGCCGCCGACATGCTCGGCGTGGCGCTCGACGCGCTGTCGCCGGGGTCGCTGGGCCGGACGGTTCGGGTGGTGGTCTCCGGGCTGCGGAGCCCCGCCGACGCCGATCTCGCGCGGTTCGACGGCGAGCTGATCACCGCCGGGCCGGGCAGGCAGGACGAGGTGCTCACGCACGCGGATCTGCTGATCTGCGGCTCCGGGCACGGGATCCTCGCCAAGGCGATGCTGGCCTCGGTGCCGGTCGTGGCAGTGCCCGGCGGGGGAGATCAGTGGGAGCTCGCCACCCGCATCCGACGTGCCGGCGCGGGCCGGGTGGTGCGCCCGGTCACCACGGCCGCCGTCGCCGAGGCCGTGCGCGCGGTGCTCGACGATCCGGCGCATGCACGTGCGGCGGGTGTGATCGGGGACTCGGTGACCGACGTCGTCGACCCGGTGGCGGTCGCGCGCCGCGTCGTGGGGTCGTCACCTAGGCTGGACCCGTGCGTCTGA